Proteins encoded within one genomic window of Nordella sp. HKS 07:
- the flgC gene encoding flagellar basal body rod protein FlgC, with amino-acid sequence MSDPLQISLRVAASGLKAQSTRLRVVAENLANAQSTGSTPDADPYQRKTVSFANVLDRASEASIVQVNDIGVDQTPFQLEYRPGHPAADERGFVKLPNVNMATELADMREANRSYEANLQIIKRTRELLSMTIDLLRSQ; translated from the coding sequence ATGTCCGATCCTCTGCAGATCTCGCTGCGCGTGGCGGCATCCGGCCTCAAGGCGCAATCGACCCGTCTGCGTGTCGTCGCCGAGAATCTCGCCAATGCGCAATCGACGGGATCGACCCCGGACGCCGATCCCTATCAGCGCAAGACGGTGAGCTTCGCCAATGTCCTCGACCGGGCAAGCGAGGCGTCCATTGTCCAGGTGAACGATATCGGCGTCGATCAGACGCCATTTCAGCTCGAATACCGCCCTGGGCATCCCGCCGCGGATGAGCGCGGCTTCGTCAAGCTGCCCAATGTGAACATGGCGACGGAACTTGCCGACATGCGTGAGGCGAACCGGTCCTACGAGGCCAATCTTCAGATCATCAAGCGTACACGCGAGCTTCTATCGATGACCATTGATCTCTTGAGGAGCCAGTGA
- a CDS encoding flagellar hook-basal body complex protein FliE gives MIDPISSFASKLSSGTVDGPARAGAKAYGASGADFGTALSQAAADAAQSLKTAEAVSIAGMEGRASAQKVVEAVMAAEQNLQSAIAIRDKVVNAYLELTRMAI, from the coding sequence ATGATTGATCCGATCTCGTCCTTTGCGTCGAAACTCTCGTCCGGTACGGTGGATGGCCCGGCGCGCGCCGGCGCCAAGGCCTATGGCGCCTCGGGTGCCGACTTCGGGACGGCGCTGTCGCAGGCCGCAGCTGATGCCGCGCAAAGCCTGAAGACGGCGGAGGCTGTGTCGATCGCCGGGATGGAAGGCCGGGCATCGGCGCAGAAGGTCGTCGAGGCGGTAATGGCCGCCGAGCAGAACCTGCAATCGGCGATCGCCATTCGCGACAAGGTCGTGAATGCCTATCTCGAACTCACCCGCATGGCCATTTGA
- the flgG gene encoding flagellar basal-body rod protein FlgG, translating to MRALAIAATGMSAQQLNVEVIANNIANINTTGFKRARAEFTDLLYQTERLQGVPTRGNENVVPEGAQLGLGVRTAAIRNLHIQGTLANTNNKLDVAIAGNGWFQVTGTDGEILYTRAGAFNTNATGQLVTVDGYAVEPAITLPPDVVDISITETGQVFVRTGGQAQIQQIGQLTLATFANEAGLDPLGGNLYRETGASGAPVIGNAGDPGYGSLRQFYLESSNVDPVREITELIQAQRAYEMNSKVIQAADDMSSVVTKGIR from the coding sequence ATGAGAGCGCTCGCCATCGCCGCAACCGGAATGTCCGCCCAGCAACTGAACGTCGAGGTGATCGCGAACAACATCGCGAACATCAACACGACGGGCTTCAAGCGGGCGCGTGCCGAGTTTACTGATCTCCTCTACCAGACCGAAAGGCTGCAGGGCGTCCCCACCCGCGGCAATGAGAATGTCGTGCCCGAAGGCGCGCAACTGGGGCTTGGCGTCCGCACCGCCGCCATTCGCAACCTGCATATCCAGGGCACGCTCGCCAATACTAATAACAAGCTCGATGTCGCCATTGCCGGCAATGGCTGGTTCCAGGTCACGGGAACGGATGGCGAGATCCTCTATACGCGCGCCGGTGCCTTCAACACCAATGCGACCGGTCAACTTGTCACCGTCGACGGTTATGCGGTGGAGCCCGCCATCACCCTGCCGCCCGATGTCGTCGACATCAGCATCACCGAGACGGGCCAGGTGTTCGTCCGAACCGGTGGCCAGGCGCAGATTCAGCAGATCGGCCAGCTTACCCTGGCGACCTTCGCCAATGAGGCGGGGCTCGATCCTTTGGGCGGCAACCTCTATCGCGAGACGGGCGCTTCCGGGGCGCCTGTGATCGGAAATGCCGGCGATCCGGGCTATGGGTCCCTGCGCCAGTTCTACCTAGAGAGCTCGAATGTCGATCCGGTGCGCGAGATCACCGAGCTGATCCAGGCTCAGCGCGCCTATGAGATGAACTCCAAGGTCATTCAGGCCGCTGACGACATGTCGAGCGTCGTCACCAAAGGCATCAGATAG
- the flgA gene encoding flagellar basal body P-ring formation chaperone FlgA, producing MKVLRWLLVLTALSGAAELSQAEDTMLAVPNVTIYPGDVITDAQIVERAFAPGTTGKLPVVGQRALVVGKIARRTLLPGKPIPQYGVKDPDVILRGGAVIAMFKVGGLTITSTVTPLRSGQVGDVIEARNTDSGQIIRGVVQADGTLRVGIVR from the coding sequence ATGAAGGTTCTCCGCTGGCTTCTCGTGCTCACCGCTCTCTCGGGCGCGGCTGAGCTGTCGCAGGCCGAAGACACCATGCTCGCGGTGCCCAATGTCACCATCTACCCCGGAGATGTGATCACCGACGCGCAGATCGTCGAACGTGCCTTCGCGCCGGGCACCACCGGCAAGCTCCCGGTCGTCGGGCAGCGCGCGCTGGTCGTCGGGAAGATCGCGCGGCGCACGCTCCTGCCGGGCAAGCCCATCCCCCAGTACGGGGTAAAGGATCCCGATGTCATTTTGCGCGGCGGCGCTGTCATCGCCATGTTCAAGGTTGGCGGCCTCACCATAACCTCGACTGTCACGCCGCTGCGCTCAGGCCAGGTCGGCGACGTCATCGAAGCCCGAAACACCGACAGCGGGCAGATCATCAGGGGCGTGGTTCAGGCCGACGGGACATTGCGCGTGGGCATAGTGCGATGA
- the flgI gene encoding flagellar basal body P-ring protein FlgI, whose product MPSPPMSGGYARVKDIAMLQNVRDNQLIGYGLVIGLQGSGDSLRNSPFTEQSVRSMLDRLGVNIRGSQLRARNVAAVIVTANLPPFAGKGSRIDVTVSSLGDATSLAGGTLVFTPLTGADGRIYAVAQGPLAVSGFSSSGDAENLTQGVPTTGRIANGALVERQTRGQFSDISDLVLELRNPDFGTAVNVTDAINAYAIQRYGRAVAEERDLRTIKLEKPDQIGAARFIAEIGELPVMPATTARVVIDERSGTIVIGQDVTISTVAVTHGSLTVRVTEEPTVVQPEPFARGVTAVEPRTTISADEQHGQLRIVDGADLNTLVEGLNQMGLKPMGIIAILQAIKSAGALQAELVVQ is encoded by the coding sequence ATGCCCTCGCCACCGATGTCTGGCGGATATGCCCGCGTGAAGGATATTGCGATGCTGCAGAATGTCCGCGACAACCAGCTCATCGGCTATGGCCTGGTCATCGGTCTTCAGGGGTCGGGTGACAGCCTGCGTAATTCGCCTTTCACCGAACAGTCGGTGCGCTCGATGCTCGACCGGCTCGGCGTCAACATCCGGGGCTCGCAGTTGCGAGCCCGCAATGTCGCGGCCGTCATCGTGACCGCCAATCTGCCGCCCTTTGCCGGCAAGGGATCGCGCATTGATGTTACCGTCTCCTCGTTGGGCGACGCCACGTCGCTTGCCGGCGGAACGCTCGTCTTCACGCCGCTGACCGGCGCCGACGGACGGATCTATGCGGTTGCTCAGGGCCCACTCGCCGTCTCGGGCTTCTCCTCCTCCGGCGATGCGGAAAATCTCACGCAAGGCGTGCCGACGACCGGGCGAATCGCCAATGGCGCCCTGGTGGAGCGCCAGACGCGCGGCCAGTTCTCCGATATCAGCGACCTTGTGCTCGAGCTGCGCAATCCCGACTTCGGTACCGCGGTAAATGTGACGGACGCCATCAACGCCTATGCCATCCAGCGCTATGGTCGCGCGGTCGCCGAGGAGCGCGATCTGCGCACAATCAAGCTCGAAAAGCCCGATCAGATCGGCGCGGCCCGCTTCATCGCCGAGATCGGCGAGCTTCCGGTCATGCCCGCCACGACCGCCCGCGTCGTCATCGACGAACGCTCGGGTACCATCGTCATTGGCCAGGACGTGACCATTTCCACGGTCGCCGTCACCCATGGCAGCTTGACAGTGCGCGTCACCGAGGAGCCGACGGTTGTGCAGCCCGAGCCCTTTGCGCGCGGCGTGACCGCGGTGGAGCCGCGGACGACGATTTCCGCGGATGAGCAGCACGGACAGCTGCGCATCGTCGACGGGGCCGACCTCAACACCCTTGTCGAAGGATTGAACCAGATGGGTCTCAAGCCGATGGGCATCATCGCCATCCTGCAGGCGATAAAGTCGGCCGGCGCCCTGCAGGCGGAGCTCGTCGTCCAATGA
- a CDS encoding MotE family protein, protein MNARCLIAAGLLLLFQPSAAVGQDVAPGIFKADYGLITGSTTPAEPQTSSQQYCVNIADQAADARFAWQAKTINELEQEIDKRLAELEAKRAEYQEWSRQREESLAKASDHIVSIYAKMRADAAALQLAVLDDQIASAVLVKLNARTASAILNEMEPGRAAQLTRAMVDAARGAPPGKKS, encoded by the coding sequence ATGAACGCAAGATGCCTGATCGCCGCCGGGCTGCTCCTTCTTTTCCAGCCGTCAGCCGCCGTGGGACAGGATGTGGCGCCGGGGATCTTCAAGGCCGATTACGGCCTCATAACCGGCTCCACCACGCCGGCAGAGCCGCAGACGTCGTCGCAGCAATATTGTGTGAACATTGCCGATCAGGCGGCGGATGCCCGCTTTGCCTGGCAAGCCAAGACGATCAACGAGCTCGAGCAGGAAATCGACAAACGGCTGGCCGAGCTCGAAGCCAAGCGTGCCGAGTACCAGGAATGGTCGAGGCAGCGCGAGGAGAGTCTCGCCAAGGCGTCCGACCATATCGTCTCCATCTATGCCAAGATGCGCGCCGATGCGGCCGCCCTTCAGCTCGCCGTGCTCGACGACCAGATCGCTTCGGCAGTTCTCGTCAAGCTCAATGCGCGGACCGCCAGCGCCATCCTGAACGAGATGGAGCCGGGCCGGGCCGCGCAACTGACCAGAGCGATGGTCGACGCCGCGCGCGGCGCGCCCCCCGGAAAGAAATCATGA